One region of Oncorhynchus nerka isolate Pitt River linkage group LG22, Oner_Uvic_2.0, whole genome shotgun sequence genomic DNA includes:
- the LOC115105642 gene encoding ribonucleoside-diphosphate reductase large subunit → MHVIKRDGRQERVMFDKITSRIQKLCYGLNSDFVDPTQITMKVIQGLYNGVTTVELDTLAAEIAATLTTKHPDYAILAARIAVSNLHKETKKVFSDVVEDLYNYVNPLNKRHSPMVAKETLDIVLENKDRLNSAIIFDRDFSYNFFGFKTLERSYLLKIDGKVAERPQHMLMRVAVGIHKTDIDAAIETYNLLSEKWFTHASPTLFNAGTNRPQLSSCFLLAMKDDSIEGIYDTLKQCALISKSAGGIGVAVSCIRATGSYIAGTNGNSNGLVPMLRVYNNTARYVDQGGNKRPGAFAMYLEPWHFDVFDFLDLKKNTGKEEQRARDLFYAMWIPDLFMKRVESNQDWSLMCPSDCPGLDECWGEEFENLYTRYEQEGRVKRVVKAQQVWHAIIESQTETGTPYMLYKDACNRKSNHQNLGTIKSSNLCTEIVEYTSHDEVAVCNLASLALNMYVTPEKTFDFNKLAYVTKVIVRNLNKIIEINYYPVIEAENSNKRHRPIGIGVQGLADAFILMRFPFESAEAQKLNTQIFETIYYASLESSCELAAELGAYQTYPGSPVSKGILQYDMWDKSPTDLWDWKLLKEKIAKHGVRNSLLLAPMPTASTAQILGNNESIEPYTSNIYTRRVLSGEFQIVNPHLLKDLTERGLWNEEMKNQLIGQNGSIQGIAEIPDDLKELYKTVWEISQKTILKMAADRGAFIDQSQSLNIHIAEPNYGKLTSMHFYGWKQGLKTGMYYLRTKPAANPIQFTLNKEKLKESLSVKNEEEIKELNRAAMVCSLENRDDCLMCGS, encoded by the exons ATGCATGTGATAAAGCGAG ATGGGCGCCAAGAGCGTGTCATGTTTGACAAGATCACCTCCCGCATCCAGAAGCTGTGCTATGGACTCAACTCTGACTTTGTCGATCCA ACCCAGATCACCATGAAGGTCATCCAAGGTCTGTACAATGGGGTCACTACAGTGGAGCTGGACACGCTGGCTGCAGAAATCGCTGCCACACTCACCACCAAACACCCAGACTATGCCATCCTGGCTGCCCGCATCGCAGTCTCCAACCTGCACAAGGAGACCAAGAAGGTTTTCAGCG ATGTGGTGGAGGATCTATACAACTATGTCAACCCACTAAACAAACGGCACTCTCCCATGGTCGCCAAGGAAACACTCGACATTGTCCTAGAAAACAAGGACCGCCTCAACTCGGCCATTATCTTTGACCGGGACTTCTCCTATAACTTCTTTGGATTCAAG ACACTTGAGCGGTCCTATTTGCTGAAAATTGATGGGAAAG TTGCTGAGCGACCACAGCACATGCTCATGAGGGTGGCAGTTGGGATTCATAAGACTGACATTGATGCTGCCATCGAGACTTACAACCTGCTGTCAGAGAAGTGGTTCACCCACGCTTCCCCCACACTCTTCAATGCTGGCACCAACCGCCCACAGCTGTCTAG CTGTTTCCTGCTGGCCATGAAGGACGACAGCATCGAGGGCATCTACGACACCCTGAAGCAGTGTGCCCTAATCTCAAAATCAGCAGGGGGCATCGGAGTGGCAGTCAGCTGCATCAGAGCCACGGGCAGCTACATCGCTGGG ACAAATGGCAATTCCAATGGGCTTGTTCCCATGCTCCGAGTGTACAACAACACAGCACGCTACGTGGACCAGGGAGGCAACAAG AGACCTGGTGCGTTTGCCATGTACCTGGAGCCGTGGCACTTTGATGTGTTTGACTTCTTGGACCTGAAGAAGAACACGGGGAAGGAAGAGCAGAGGGCCAGAGATCTGTTCTACGCCATGTGGATCCCTGACCTCTTTATGAAGAGAGTGGAGAGCAACCAG GACTGGTCCCTGATGTGCCCCAGTGACTGCCCTGGACTGGATGAGTGCTGGGGGGAGGAGTTTGAGAATCTCTATACCAG GTATGAGCAAGAGGGTCGTGTGAAGCGGGTGGTAAAGGCCCAACAGGTGTGGCACGCCATCATTGAGTCCCAGACTGAGACGGGCACCCCCTACATGCTCTACAAGGACGCCTGCAACAGGAAAAGTAACCATCAGAACCTGGGAACCATCAAGTCCAGTAACCTCTGTACCGAGATTGTAGAGTACACCAGCCATGATGAG GTGGCAGTGTGTAACCTGGCGTCACTCGCCCTCAACATGTACGTCACCCCAGAGAAAACATTTGACTTCAACAAGCTGGCCTATGTCACCAAGGTCATCGTTAGGAACCTCAATAAGATCATCGAGATCAACTACTACCCTGTGATCGAG GCTGAGAACTCCAACAAGCGCCACAGGCCCATTGGTATTGGTGTCCAGGGTCTGGCTGATGCCTTCATTCTGATGCGTTTCCCCTTTGAGAGTGCTGAGGCCCAGAAGCTCAACACTCAGATATTTGAGACCATCTACTACGCTTCTCTGGAGTCCAGCTGTGAGCTGGCTGCTGAGCTTGGTGCCTACCAAACCTACCCAGGCTCCCCTGTCAGCAAAGGA ATCCTTCAGTATGACATGTGGGACAAAAGCCCAACTGACCTGTGGGACTGGAAACTTCTCAAGGAAAAGATTGCCAA GCATGGTGTCAGGAACAGTTTGCTGCTGGCCCCTATGCCCACCGCCTCCACAGCCCAGATCCTGGGCAACAATGAGTCCATCGAGCCCTACACCAGTAACATTTACACCCGCAGAGTCCTCTCTGGGGAGTTCCAG ATTGTGAACCCCCACCTGTTGAAGGACCTAACAGAGCGAGGGCTGTGGAACGAGGAGATGAAAAACCAGCTGATTGGTCAGAACGGATCCATCCAG GGCATTGCTGAGATCCCAGATGACCTGAAGGAGCTGTATAAGACTGTGTGGGAGATTTCCCAGAAGACTATTCTGAAGATGGCTGCTGACCGCGGTGCCTTCATAGACCAGAGCCAGTCCCTCAACATCCACATCGCTGAGCCCAACTACGGCAAGCTCACCAGCATGCACTTCTACGGCTGGAAGCAG
- the LOC115105644 gene encoding lysophosphatidic acid receptor 6-like, producing the protein MHNSTLETDGISALGLTQTNMSCIKSDGFKYTLYTAVFSLVFIVGLLFNMAAMYIFACTLKLRNETTTYMMNLVVSDLLFVLTLPFRIFYFINQDWPFGRGLCQLSVSLFYTNMYGSILFLTCISVDRFLAIVHPFRSQALRTKRNAKLACCAVWVLVLSGSLPTGFLLDTTSLRYKNSSVNYCFENFSNKQWKSSLSKVVVFIETVGFLIPLLLNIFCSVSVLQTLRQPQAISRGGQLNKTNILRMIVVHLLIFCFCFIPYNVNLVFYALVRTKLLKGCAVESVVRTIYPIALCIAVSNCCFDPVIYYFTSETIQNSIKRKSMAVRNKNKLDMGLQTNMLQSQSIIQNNPRTQFYLESTV; encoded by the coding sequence ATGCATAACAGCACTCTAGAGACTGATGGCATCAGTGCTCTTGGTTTGACCCAAACCAACATGAGCTGTATTAAGAGTGATGGCTTTAAGTACACCCTGTACACAGCGGTTTTCAGCCTGGTCTTCATAGTCGGGCTGCTCTTCAACATGGCTGCCATGTACATCTTTGCCTGCACGCTGAAGTTGCGCAACGAGACCACCACCTACATGATGAACCTGGTAGTGTCCGACCTGCTCTTCGTCCTCACCCTGCCCTTCAGAATCTTCTATTTTATCAACCAGGATTGGCCGTTTGGCAGGGGGCTCTGCCAGCTTTCTGTCTCCCTATTCTATACCAACATGTACGGTAGCATTCTCTTCCTCACTTGCATCAGCGTGGACCGCTTCCTGGCCATCGTCCACCCATTCCGATCGCAGGCGCTGCGGACGAAGCGGAACGCCAAGCTGGCCTGCTGCGCTGTTTGGGTGTTGGTGCTGTCTGGCAGCCTTCCGACAGGCTTCCTCCTCGACACCACCTCGCTCAGGTACAAAAACTCCTCCGTCAACTACTGCTTTGAAAACTTCTCCAACAAGCAGTGGAAGTCCAGTCTGTCCAAGGTGGTGGTGTTTATTGAGACAGTGGGATTCCTGATTCCGTTGTTACTCAACATCTTCTGCTCCGTTTCGGTCCTCCAGACACTGCGCCAGCCCCAGGCTATCAGCCGTGGGGGCCAGCTCAACAAGACCAACATCCTGAGGATGATCGTGGTCCATCTTCTCATCTTCTGCTTCTGCTTCATCCCCTACAACGTCAACCTGGTGTTTTATGCCCTGGTCCGCACCAAGCTGCTGAAAGGATGCGCTGTGGAGTCGGTGGTGAGGACCATCTACCCCATCGCCCTCTGCATTGCGGTCAGCAACTGCTGTTTCGACCCAGTCATCTACTACTTCACCTCCGAGACCATCCAGAACTCCATCAAACGTAAATCTATGGCGGTTCGCAACAAGAATAAGCTGGACATGGGTCTTCAGACAAATATGCTGCAGAGCCAGAGCATCATTCAGAACAACCCAAGGACTCAATTTTACCTAGAGTCCACCGTGTGA